One genomic segment of Vespa velutina chromosome 10, iVesVel2.1, whole genome shotgun sequence includes these proteins:
- the LOC124952258 gene encoding carboxypeptidase D-like isoform X2 yields the protein MDLRGIVLFIITATFVVSLNGLVLNLTNGPDEDFVNLRYTHYDELLALFNNLAKSYPNLARVFSIGKSVEERELLVLEISENVQERTLGKPMVKYVANMHGDESVGRELLVYLSQYLLHNYGKDERITRLVNRTDIFLMPSLNPDGFEKSQEGKCDSKEDFSGSNILQGRQEETIAMMTWIANEPFVLSGNLHGGAVVASYPYDSGIPKSCCIESISPDNELFKYLAHTYADNHPRMAAGNACPPEVFPGGVTNGAYWYEVVGGMQDYNYARSNAFEITFELSCCKYPPASSIPGHWQLNKESLIKYLEQAHIGIKGLVRDTEDQPVEDASIVVHGIDHNVTTTNRGEYWRLLLPGTYSVYATAWGYRPSELVNVTVRQNDPTVVNFTLKRRSFGEQATGNLEKVKEITRTTDEYGFLHHTEFKHHNYFAMEKYLKELNENYPNITRLHSIGRSVENRQLYVMEITKDPGKHSLSKPEVKYIGNMHGNEVVGRELLLLLLKYLCENYGRDKRVTRIVNTIRLHILPSMNPDGYEISKVGDIYGLKGRANAKGVDLNRNFPDLYVTNDYNKEQEPETRAVMNWIASIPFVLSANLHGGALVANYPYDNGPEPESNLPNPSPDNDVFKMLALTYSKAHPQMHLGEPCPPVTNKISGIKSLLEERFPDGITNGAAWYPVSGGMQDYNYLHSNDFELTLEVGCTKFPNASELPKFWLQNKESLLKFIEMSRKGVHGLVRSPIGGAISHAKISVDGIKHDIYTAEGGDYWRLLVPGNYNITVSAPGYETITQNITVLESDDLEGSEVTLDFTLMRDNPQDWSSAYDFGIFANLQNGYLKNSELSARFSQLENHQPNVAEFRAGDSLVNMAIHSLKITQNMGAPEENKFHIALIGGLFASQPVGREILLRLATHILMGNQIGNPPIKRILNNSVLHFIPGVDPGFDNVPNDCNPTVKDEIGEKLLSQNTNKTKEMDIITNAFRKMLLNEGYDVIIVLGGGSFSISYAKDELNVYKTLAENYDQTMHKEACGIKTNKEINIAEYIQREYNIPVININLSCCKYPAADIISTIWRGTLKPLMQLIQDLTSGIRAIITDDHGIPIREAVVKIGTKTYQLSRNMAYFKIILIPGDYVLTFFCTDYASKTLKVHVDEQSITDINIQMRKIKPGEVEYKQNKLSKQLSVINHILDNLNIKYPQLSTLHDIGKTRKNNQILSLEISAKTKEKRAGRPSIIFSAGISYGKPVTPKVLLQFASYLLDNYKNNEIITSYLDKLSIFIVPDLYPDLIKNDSCTPYISNDLSFPIHHELSNEAAMIIDWFKQINALLIVNLNIGSRHVEIPYGSQYSRIGKEIYESEDDQVLKALASTYTRYSLHNSAECDTKLNIKNNAIIHGGKGIAGIRGDSLLDYIYLNTSTLIMDVYIACCNTDDSMSVWQDNKDSLLAMIKEVSKGVQGYIINENNEPIDNAILSYDDSVHQIRSGTIGAYWILLPPGSHNITATASGYIQQTRLVSVPDINKFINLTFKLRRDESIFGLPRLVFIIIAGTVCLAIVVCGICICAICQSTQNSEKNYRRAYAFSLLKDGTSFFENDEKEIEIFRRPLNDSILKYEEKLRITKPYFDEDNASSSDDGSDLEFIRPEQECNDKVLQKT from the exons ATGGACTTACGCGGTAtcgtactttttattattactgccACCTTTGTCGTGTCGCTCAATGGTCTTGTATTAAATCTTACGAATGGACCAGACGAAGATTTCGTAAATCTACGTTATACTCACTATGATGAACTGCTGGCGTTATTCAATAACTTGGCAAAATCATATCCAAATTTGGCTCGTGTTTTTTCAATAGGAAAATCggttgaagagagagaattattagTCCTGGAAATTTCAGAAAATGTACAGGAAAGAACACTTGGTAAGCCAATGGTGAAGTATGTCGCTAATATGCACGGTGATGAATCTGTGGGCAGGGAATTGCTGGTATATCTTTCTCAATATCTTTTGCATAACTATGGCAAAGATGAAAGAATTACACGACTAGTTAATAGAACGGATATTTTCCTTATGCCTTCTCTAAATCCTGATGGTTTTGAAAAATCGCAG GAAGGAAAATGTGATTCTAAAGAAGATTTTTCAG GTAGTAATATATTACAAGGACGACAAGAAGAGACAATTGCTATGATGACATGGATTGCTAATGAACCATTTGTTTTATCTGGTAATTTACATGGGGGTGCTGTAGTTGCCAGCTATCCGTATGATTCTGG TATTCCTAAATCTTGCTGCATTGAAAGTATAAGTCCAGATAAtgagttatttaaatatttggcTCATACGTATGCAGATAATCATCCTCGAATGGCAGCAGGCAATGCATGTCCACCAGAAGTATTTCCAGGAGGTGTTACAAATGGAGCATATTG gtATGAGGTTGTTGGGGGTATGCAAGACTATAATTATGCTCGTTCTAATGCATTTGAAATAACATTTGAATTAAGTTGTTGCAAATATCCTCCTGCTTCATCAATCCCAGGCCATTGGCAGTTAAATAAAGAAtctcttattaaatatttggaaCAAGCTCATATTGGAATAAAAG gTTTGGTAAGGGATACAGAAGACCAACCTGTTGAAGATGCTAGCATTGTAGTTCACGGAATCGATCATAATGTCACAACTACAAATCGTGGAGAATACTGGCGTTTACTTCTACCTGGCACTTATTCTGTTTATGCAACTGCTTGGGG ATATAGACCAAGTGAACTAGTAAATGTAACTGTTAGACAGAATGATCCAACGGTCGTTAACTTTACATTAAAACGACGATCATTTGGTGAACAAG CTACAGGAAACTtggagaaagtaaaagaaattacaagaACAACTGACGAATATGGCTTTTTACATCATACAGAATTTAaacatcataattattttgcaatggaaaaatatttaaaggaaCTCAATGAAAACTATCCAAATATTACACGTCTTCATAGTATTGGTCGTTCAGTCGAAAATCGACAACTTTATGTTATGGAAATTACAAAGGATCCTGGAAAACATAGTTTGAGTAAACCtgaagtaaaatatattggaAACATGCATGGAAATGAAGTAGTTGGAAGAgaacttttattattgttactgaAATATTTGTGTGAAAATTAtggaagagataaaagagtaACTCGAATAGTTAATACAATTAGATTACATATATTACCAAGTATGAATCCTGATGGATATGAGATATCAAAAGTAGGTGATATATATGGTCTAAAAGGAAGAGCTAATGCAAAAGGTGTGGATCTCAATAGAAATTTTCCTGATCTCTATGTAACCAATGAT tATAATAAGGAACAGGAACCAGAGACTAGAGCAGTAATGAATTGGATTGCAAGTATTCCATTTGTACTCTCTGCAAATCTTCATGGAGGTGCTTTAGTTGCTAATTATCCATATGATAATGGACCAGAACCTGAATCTAATCTACCAAATCCAAGCCCTGACAATGATGTATTCAAAATGTTGGCACTGACGTATTCAAAAGCTCATCCACAAATGCATCTTGGTGAACCTTGTCCACctgtaacaaataaaatatctggTATAAAAAGTCTACTAGAGGAGCGATTTCCAGATGGAATTACTAATGGTGCAGCATGGTATCCTGTATCAGGTGGCATGcaagattataattatcttcatAGTAATGACTTCGAATTAACTTTAGAAGTGGGATGTACAAAGTTTCCAAATGCTAGCGAATTACCTAAATTTTGGTTACAAAACAAAGaatctcttttaaaatttattgaaatg TCACGTAAAGGTGTACATGGTTTAGTTCGTTCTCCCATCGGTGGTGCTATATCCCATGCAAAGATATCTGTAGATGGAATtaaacatgatatatatactgCAGAAGGTGGTGATTACTGGCGTCTTTTAGTACCAGGCAATTACAATATTACAGTAAGTGCTCCTGGATATGAAACTATTACACAAAATATAACTGTACTTGAAAGTGATGATCTTGAAGGTTCAGAAGTAACTCTAGATTTTACTCTAATGCGAGATAATCCTCAAGATTG GTCATCTGCATATGATTTTGGTATATTTGCAAATTTACAAAATggctatttaaaaaattcagaGTTAAGTGCTAGATTTAGTCAATTGGAAAATCATCAACCAAATGTGGCTGAATTTAGAGCTGGAGATTCATTAGTTAATATGGCAAttcattctttaaaaattacacAAAAT ATGGGAGCaccagaagaaaataaatttcatattgcTTTGATTGGAGGTTTATTTGCATCACAACCAGTAGGAAGAGAAATTTTACTACGTCTAGCAACCCATATTCTTATGGGTAATCAAATTGGCAATCCACCAATCaagagaatattaaataattcagttttacattttataccTGGTGTAGATCCAGGATTTGATAATGTTCCAAATGATTGTAATCCTACAGTTAAAGATGAAATAGGAGAAAAATTACTTTCACAGAATACTAATAAAACTAAAGAAATggatattattacaaatgcatttagaaaaatgttattaaatgaaGGTTATGATGTAATTATTGTATTAGGAGGTGGTTCCTTTAGTATCAG ttATGCAAAAGATGAATTAAATGTGTATAAAACATTGGCTGAAAATTATGATCAAACTATGCATAAAGAAGCTTGTGGTATTAAAactaacaaagaaataaatatagctGAATATATTCAAAGGGAATATAATATACCCGTT attaatatcaatttatcatGCTGCAAATATCCAGCTGCAGATATTATATCAACGATTTGGAGAGGAACTTTGAAGCCATTAATGCAACTTATTCAAGATCTTACAAGTGGTATTCGAGCAATTATTACGGATGATCATGGAATACCGATTAGAGAAGCTGTTGTTAAGATTGGTACAAAAACCTATCAGTTATCAAGAAATATGgcttattttaaaataatacttattcCTGGAGATTAtgtattaacatttttctgtACGGATTATGCGTCTAAAACTTTAAAAGTTCATGTTGATGAACAAAGTATAacagatataaatattcaaatgagaaagataaaaccTGGAGAAGTAGagtacaaacaaaataaactgAGTAAACAGTTAAGcgttataaatcatattttggacaatttaaacataaaatatcCACAATTATCAACATTACATGATATCggtaaaacgagaaaaaacaATCAGATTTTATCTTTAGAAATTAGTgccaaaacaaaagaaaaacgagcaGGACGACCTTCTATAATTTTCTCAGCTGGAATCTCTTATGGAAAACCAGTAACACCTAAAGTACTTTTACAATTTGCTTCTTATCttttagataattataaaaacaacgAAATTATTACAAGTTATTTAGACAAGCtatcaatatttattgttcCTGATTTATATCCAGATTTAATCAAGAACGATTCTTGTACCCCATATATTAGTAATGATTTATCATTCCCTATACATCATGAATTAAGCAATGAAGCAGCTATGATTATTGATTGGTTCAAACAGATTAATGCTCTTTTAatagtaaatttaaatattggaTCTCGGCATGTTGAAATACCATATGGAAGTCAATACAGTAGAATAGGcaaagaaatttatgaaagtGAAGATGACCAAGTACTAAAAGCCTTAGCATCTACTTATACAAGGTATAGTCTACATAATAGTGCAGAATGTGATACAAAATTAAACATCAAGAATAATGCTATAATACATGGTGGCAAAGGAATTGCTGGAATAAGAGGAGATTCCTTATTAGATTACATATATTTGAATACAAGTACTTTAATAATGGACGTTTATATTGCTTGTTGTAATACAGATGATTCAATGAGTGTATGgcaagataataaagatagtttACTAGCTATGATAAAAGAAGTATCGAAGGGTGTTCAAGGatacattattaatgaaaataatgaaccTATTGATAATGCTATTTTATCTTATGATGATTCTGTGCATCAAATCAGAAGTGGAACAATAGGAGCATATTGGATTTTATTACCTCCTGGAAGTCATAATATTACTGCTACTGCATCTGGATATATACAACAAACAAGATTAGTTTCTGTACCGGACATAAAtaagtttataaatttaacttttaaGTTAAGACGCGATGAAAGTATTTTTGGATTGCCAAGATTGGTCTTCATTATAATTGCTG gtACTGTATGTTTAGCTATTGTTGTTTGTGGCATTTGTATTTGTGCAATATGTCAATCTACTCAAAATTCAGAGAAAAACTATAGAAGGGCTTATGCATTTAGTTTACTTAAAGATGGAACAAGCTTCTTTGAAAATGATGAGAAggaaattgaaatattcagAAGACCATTGAATG attctATTTTGAagtatgaagaaaaattaagaattacAAAACCATATTTTGATGAAGATAATGCATCCAGTTCTGATGATGGAAGTGACCTTGAATTTATAAGACCAGAACAAGAGTGCAATGATAAAGTTTTACAAAAAACGTGA
- the LOC124952258 gene encoding carboxypeptidase D-like isoform X3: MDLRGIVLFIITATFVVSLNGLVLNLTNGPDEDFVNLRYTHYDELLALFNNLAKSYPNLARVFSIGKSVEERELLVLEISENVQERTLGKPMVKYVANMHGDESVGRELLVYLSQYLLHNYGKDERITRLVNRTDIFLMPSLNPDGFEKSQEGKCDSKEDFSGRENANYVDLNRDFPDQFDNKIRTGSNILQGRQEETIAMMTWIANEPFVLSGNLHGGAVVASYPYDSGIPKSCCIESISPDNELFKYLAHTYADNHPRMAAGNACPPEVFPGGVTNGAYWYEVVGGMQDYNYARSNAFEITFELSCCKYPPASSIPGHWQLNKESLIKYLEQAHIGIKGLVRDTEDQPVEDASIVVHGIDHNVTTTNRGEYWRLLLPGTYSVYATAWGYRPSELVNVTVRQNDPTVVNFTLKRRSFGEQATGNLEKVKEITRTTDEYGFLHHTEFKHHNYFAMEKYLKELNENYPNITRLHSIGRSVENRQLYVMEITKDPGKHSLSKPEVKYIGNMHGNEVVGRELLLLLLKYLCENYGRDKRVTRIVNTIRLHILPSMNPDGYEISKVGDIYGLKGRANAKGVDLNRNFPDLYVTNDYNKEQEPETRAVMNWIASIPFVLSANLHGGALVANYPYDNGPEPESNLPNPSPDNDVFKMLALTYSKAHPQMHLGEPCPPVTNKISGIKSLLEERFPDGITNGAAWYPVSGGMQDYNYLHSNDFELTLEVGCTKFPNASELPKFWLQNKESLLKFIEMSRKGVHGLVRSPIGGAISHAKISVDGIKHDIYTAEGGDYWRLLVPGNYNITVSAPGYETITQNITVLESDDLEGSEVTLDFTLMRDNPQDWSSAYDFGIFANLQNGYLKNSELSARFSQLENHQPNVAEFRAGDSLVNMAIHSLKITQNMGAPEENKFHIALIGGLFASQPVGREILLRLATHILMGNQIGNPPIKRILNNSVLHFIPGVDPGFDNVPNDCNPTVKDEIGEKLLSQNTNKTKEMDIITNAFRKMLLNEGYDVIIVLGGGSFSISYAKDELNVYKTLAENYDQTMHKEACGIKTNKEINIAEYIQREYNIPVININLSCCKYPAADIISTIWRGTLKPLMQLIQDLTSGIRAIITDDHGIPIREAVVKIGTKTYQLSRNMAYFKIILIPGDYVLTFFCTDYASKTLKVHVDEQSITDINIQMRKIKPGEVEYKQNKLSKQLSVINHILDNLNIKYPQLSTLHDIGKTRKNNQILSLEISAKTKEKRAGRPSIIFSAGISYGKPVTPKVLLQFASYLLDNYKNNEIITSYLDKLSIFIVPDLYPDLIKNDSCTPYISNDLSFPIHHELSNEAAMIIDWFKQINALLIVNLNIGSRHVEIPYGSQYSRIGKEIYESEDDQVLKALASTYTR, encoded by the exons ATGGACTTACGCGGTAtcgtactttttattattactgccACCTTTGTCGTGTCGCTCAATGGTCTTGTATTAAATCTTACGAATGGACCAGACGAAGATTTCGTAAATCTACGTTATACTCACTATGATGAACTGCTGGCGTTATTCAATAACTTGGCAAAATCATATCCAAATTTGGCTCGTGTTTTTTCAATAGGAAAATCggttgaagagagagaattattagTCCTGGAAATTTCAGAAAATGTACAGGAAAGAACACTTGGTAAGCCAATGGTGAAGTATGTCGCTAATATGCACGGTGATGAATCTGTGGGCAGGGAATTGCTGGTATATCTTTCTCAATATCTTTTGCATAACTATGGCAAAGATGAAAGAATTACACGACTAGTTAATAGAACGGATATTTTCCTTATGCCTTCTCTAAATCCTGATGGTTTTGAAAAATCGCAG GAAGGAAAATGTGATTCTAAAGAAGATTTTTCAGGTAGAGAAAATGCAAATTACGTAGACTTAAATCGAGATTTTCCAGatcaatttgataataaaattagaacaGGTAGTAATATATTACAAGGACGACAAGAAGAGACAATTGCTATGATGACATGGATTGCTAATGAACCATTTGTTTTATCTGGTAATTTACATGGGGGTGCTGTAGTTGCCAGCTATCCGTATGATTCTGG TATTCCTAAATCTTGCTGCATTGAAAGTATAAGTCCAGATAAtgagttatttaaatatttggcTCATACGTATGCAGATAATCATCCTCGAATGGCAGCAGGCAATGCATGTCCACCAGAAGTATTTCCAGGAGGTGTTACAAATGGAGCATATTG gtATGAGGTTGTTGGGGGTATGCAAGACTATAATTATGCTCGTTCTAATGCATTTGAAATAACATTTGAATTAAGTTGTTGCAAATATCCTCCTGCTTCATCAATCCCAGGCCATTGGCAGTTAAATAAAGAAtctcttattaaatatttggaaCAAGCTCATATTGGAATAAAAG gTTTGGTAAGGGATACAGAAGACCAACCTGTTGAAGATGCTAGCATTGTAGTTCACGGAATCGATCATAATGTCACAACTACAAATCGTGGAGAATACTGGCGTTTACTTCTACCTGGCACTTATTCTGTTTATGCAACTGCTTGGGG ATATAGACCAAGTGAACTAGTAAATGTAACTGTTAGACAGAATGATCCAACGGTCGTTAACTTTACATTAAAACGACGATCATTTGGTGAACAAG CTACAGGAAACTtggagaaagtaaaagaaattacaagaACAACTGACGAATATGGCTTTTTACATCATACAGAATTTAaacatcataattattttgcaatggaaaaatatttaaaggaaCTCAATGAAAACTATCCAAATATTACACGTCTTCATAGTATTGGTCGTTCAGTCGAAAATCGACAACTTTATGTTATGGAAATTACAAAGGATCCTGGAAAACATAGTTTGAGTAAACCtgaagtaaaatatattggaAACATGCATGGAAATGAAGTAGTTGGAAGAgaacttttattattgttactgaAATATTTGTGTGAAAATTAtggaagagataaaagagtaACTCGAATAGTTAATACAATTAGATTACATATATTACCAAGTATGAATCCTGATGGATATGAGATATCAAAAGTAGGTGATATATATGGTCTAAAAGGAAGAGCTAATGCAAAAGGTGTGGATCTCAATAGAAATTTTCCTGATCTCTATGTAACCAATGAT tATAATAAGGAACAGGAACCAGAGACTAGAGCAGTAATGAATTGGATTGCAAGTATTCCATTTGTACTCTCTGCAAATCTTCATGGAGGTGCTTTAGTTGCTAATTATCCATATGATAATGGACCAGAACCTGAATCTAATCTACCAAATCCAAGCCCTGACAATGATGTATTCAAAATGTTGGCACTGACGTATTCAAAAGCTCATCCACAAATGCATCTTGGTGAACCTTGTCCACctgtaacaaataaaatatctggTATAAAAAGTCTACTAGAGGAGCGATTTCCAGATGGAATTACTAATGGTGCAGCATGGTATCCTGTATCAGGTGGCATGcaagattataattatcttcatAGTAATGACTTCGAATTAACTTTAGAAGTGGGATGTACAAAGTTTCCAAATGCTAGCGAATTACCTAAATTTTGGTTACAAAACAAAGaatctcttttaaaatttattgaaatg TCACGTAAAGGTGTACATGGTTTAGTTCGTTCTCCCATCGGTGGTGCTATATCCCATGCAAAGATATCTGTAGATGGAATtaaacatgatatatatactgCAGAAGGTGGTGATTACTGGCGTCTTTTAGTACCAGGCAATTACAATATTACAGTAAGTGCTCCTGGATATGAAACTATTACACAAAATATAACTGTACTTGAAAGTGATGATCTTGAAGGTTCAGAAGTAACTCTAGATTTTACTCTAATGCGAGATAATCCTCAAGATTG GTCATCTGCATATGATTTTGGTATATTTGCAAATTTACAAAATggctatttaaaaaattcagaGTTAAGTGCTAGATTTAGTCAATTGGAAAATCATCAACCAAATGTGGCTGAATTTAGAGCTGGAGATTCATTAGTTAATATGGCAAttcattctttaaaaattacacAAAAT ATGGGAGCaccagaagaaaataaatttcatattgcTTTGATTGGAGGTTTATTTGCATCACAACCAGTAGGAAGAGAAATTTTACTACGTCTAGCAACCCATATTCTTATGGGTAATCAAATTGGCAATCCACCAATCaagagaatattaaataattcagttttacattttataccTGGTGTAGATCCAGGATTTGATAATGTTCCAAATGATTGTAATCCTACAGTTAAAGATGAAATAGGAGAAAAATTACTTTCACAGAATACTAATAAAACTAAAGAAATggatattattacaaatgcatttagaaaaatgttattaaatgaaGGTTATGATGTAATTATTGTATTAGGAGGTGGTTCCTTTAGTATCAG ttATGCAAAAGATGAATTAAATGTGTATAAAACATTGGCTGAAAATTATGATCAAACTATGCATAAAGAAGCTTGTGGTATTAAAactaacaaagaaataaatatagctGAATATATTCAAAGGGAATATAATATACCCGTT attaatatcaatttatcatGCTGCAAATATCCAGCTGCAGATATTATATCAACGATTTGGAGAGGAACTTTGAAGCCATTAATGCAACTTATTCAAGATCTTACAAGTGGTATTCGAGCAATTATTACGGATGATCATGGAATACCGATTAGAGAAGCTGTTGTTAAGATTGGTACAAAAACCTATCAGTTATCAAGAAATATGgcttattttaaaataatacttattcCTGGAGATTAtgtattaacatttttctgtACGGATTATGCGTCTAAAACTTTAAAAGTTCATGTTGATGAACAAAGTATAacagatataaatattcaaatgagaaagataaaaccTGGAGAAGTAGagtacaaacaaaataaactgAGTAAACAGTTAAGcgttataaatcatattttggacaatttaaacataaaatatcCACAATTATCAACATTACATGATATCggtaaaacgagaaaaaacaATCAGATTTTATCTTTAGAAATTAGTgccaaaacaaaagaaaaacgagcaGGACGACCTTCTATAATTTTCTCAGCTGGAATCTCTTATGGAAAACCAGTAACACCTAAAGTACTTTTACAATTTGCTTCTTATCttttagataattataaaaacaacgAAATTATTACAAGTTATTTAGACAAGCtatcaatatttattgttcCTGATTTATATCCAGATTTAATCAAGAACGATTCTTGTACCCCATATATTAGTAATGATTTATCATTCCCTATACATCATGAATTAAGCAATGAAGCAGCTATGATTATTGATTGGTTCAAACAGATTAATGCTCTTTTAatagtaaatttaaatattggaTCTCGGCATGTTGAAATACCATATGGAAGTCAATACAGTAGAATAGGcaaagaaatttatgaaagtGAAGATGACCAAGTACTAAAAGCCTTAGCATCTACTTATACAAG ATGA